Proteins from one Ahaetulla prasina isolate Xishuangbanna chromosome 2, ASM2864084v1, whole genome shotgun sequence genomic window:
- the LOC131190414 gene encoding zinc finger protein 502-like encodes MEAPSNEARKPGKCNDGTKAGVLPMVQPTPSSYQCLECGKSFRRSLNLLTHQRVHTGERPYQCPQCGRSFAQQSSLTIHFRIHTGETPYTCPQCGRSFRQSSNLLKHKQLHEGVRPHLCSECGKRFAQRSNLLTHQRIHTGEMPFLCSECGQTFRQHRSLLSHQRIHTGETPYTCPQCGRSFRQSSNLLKHKQLHEGVRPHLCSECGKRFAQRSNLLTHQRIHTGEMPFLCSECGQTFRQHRSLLSHQRCHKGNVSNGYNCPECGKSFIQNSDLVKHLRVHTGEMPYTCLYCGKTFRYVSNLNRHKRTHTGEKPHACRQCGECFSHLSSRNMHERIHTGEKPFGCAECGKTFISSSKLAQHLRSHAKPASHICSTCGKSFCHYPSLLRHQQLHNAWRSHLRKKGDNGTKWLC; translated from the exons ATGGAGGCCCCAAGCAACGAAGCAAGAAAACCAGGAAAGTGCAATGATGGGACTAAAGCTGGTGTCCTTCCCATGGTCCAGCCAACTCCCAGCAGCTACCAGTGCCTGGAATGTGGGAAAAGCTTTCGACGGAGCCTAAACTTGTTAACTCACCAGAGGGTCCACACGGGCGAGAGACCTTACCAGTGCCCCCAGTGTGGGAGGAGCTTTGCTCAACAGTCGAGTCTGACCATCCATTTCAGGATCCACACCGGGGAGACGCCCTACACCTGTCCTCAGTGCGGAAGGTCTTTCCGCCAGAGCTCAAACCTCCTTAAACACAAGCAGCTGCATGAAGGGGTGAGGCCTCACCTGTGCTCGGAGTGCGGTAAACGCTTCGCTCAGCGCTCCAACCTGCTCACCCACCAGCGGATTCACACGGGGGAGATGCCCTTTCTCTGTTCTGAATGTGGGCAAACTTTCCGGCAGCACCGCAGTCTTCTTAGCCACCAGAG GATCCACACCGGGGAGACGCCCTACACCTGTCCTCAGTGCGGAAGGTCTTTCCGCCAGAGCTCAAACCTCCTTAAACACAAGCAGCTGCATGAAGGGGTGAGGCCTCACCTGTGCTCGGAGTGCGGTAAACGCTTCGCTCAGCGCTCCAACCTGCTCACCCACCAGCGGATTCACACGGGGGAGATGCCCTTTCTCTGTTCTGAATGTGGGCAAACTTTCCGGCAGCACCGCAGTCTTCTTAGCCACCAGAGGTGCCACAAGGGGAATGTGTCTAATGGATATAATTGCCCCGAGTGTGGGAAAAGCTTCATACAGAACTCAGACCTGGTGAAACATCTGAGAGTCCACACTGGGGAGATGCCCTACACTTGCCTCTACTGCGGGAAAACCTTTCGTTACGTCTCAAACCTCAATAGGCACAAACGAACCCACACGGGGGAAAAACCCCATGCTTGCCGCCAGTGTGGGGAATGCTTCAGCCACTTGTCCAGCCGAAACATGCATGAGAGAATTCACACGGGGGAAAAGCCATTTGGCTGTGCTGAATGCGGGAAGACGTTCATTTCCAGTTCTAAGCTTGCTCAGCACCTGAGGTCCCATGCCAAGCCAGCATCCCACATCTGCAGTACATGTGGGAAAAGCTTTTGCCACTATCCAAGTCTACTTAGACACCAGCAACTTCACAATGCTTGGAGATCTCACTTGAGAAAAAAGGGAGACAACGGGACGAAGTGGCTTTGCTAG